In one Aeromicrobium wangtongii genomic region, the following are encoded:
- a CDS encoding NADH-quinone oxidoreductase subunit D → MTTTNDPYASTTESAGGPVFTVTGQDWDTIDASAVEGDHLVINMGPQHPSTHGVLRLILEIDGETVRDARAGIGYLHTGIEKNMEYRTWTQGVTFCTRMDYVAPFSNEAAYVMAVEKLLGIEAPEKAQTMRVLLLELNRISSHLVCLATGGMEIGALTVMTCGFRDRELILDLFEMITGLRMNHAFIRPGGVAQDLPEGAIEKLRSTVRLLKKRLPEYAALCNANPIFKGRLKGVGHLELAGCLALGLTGPVLRATGYDWDLRKKQPYWGYDTYDFEVVTRDEPDAYGRFRVRLDEMWESIKIVEQAIERLALMEGQPVMVADKKIAWPSQLSVGADGQGNSAEHIRHIMGESMEALIHHFKIVTEGFRVPTGQVYSSIEAPRGEIGCHLVSDGGTRPYRAHFRDPSFVNLQGTSVMSEGGMLSDVIVAIASIDPVMGGVDR, encoded by the coding sequence GTGACCACCACCAACGATCCGTACGCGAGCACCACCGAGTCGGCCGGTGGCCCGGTCTTTACCGTCACCGGTCAGGACTGGGACACGATCGACGCCTCGGCGGTCGAGGGCGACCACCTGGTCATCAACATGGGGCCGCAGCACCCCTCGACCCACGGCGTGCTGCGCCTGATCCTGGAGATCGACGGCGAGACGGTCCGCGATGCGCGCGCCGGCATCGGCTACCTGCACACCGGCATCGAGAAGAACATGGAGTACCGCACCTGGACGCAGGGCGTGACCTTCTGCACCCGGATGGACTACGTGGCGCCGTTCTCGAACGAGGCCGCCTACGTCATGGCGGTCGAGAAGCTGCTGGGCATCGAGGCTCCCGAGAAGGCGCAGACGATGCGCGTGCTGCTGCTCGAGCTCAACCGGATCTCCTCGCACCTGGTGTGCCTGGCGACCGGCGGCATGGAGATCGGCGCGCTGACCGTCATGACCTGCGGATTCCGCGACCGTGAGCTGATCCTGGACCTGTTCGAGATGATCACCGGCCTGCGCATGAACCACGCCTTCATCCGCCCCGGCGGCGTCGCCCAGGACCTGCCGGAAGGTGCGATCGAGAAGCTGCGGTCGACGGTCCGGCTGCTGAAGAAGCGCCTGCCCGAGTACGCGGCCCTGTGCAACGCCAACCCGATCTTCAAGGGACGCCTCAAGGGCGTCGGCCACCTCGAGCTGGCCGGCTGCCTGGCGCTGGGCCTGACCGGTCCGGTGCTGCGCGCCACGGGCTACGACTGGGACCTGCGCAAGAAGCAGCCGTACTGGGGCTACGACACCTACGACTTCGAGGTCGTCACCCGCGACGAGCCCGATGCGTACGGACGCTTCCGGGTGCGCCTGGACGAGATGTGGGAATCGATCAAGATCGTCGAGCAGGCCATCGAGCGGCTCGCGCTGATGGAGGGCCAGCCCGTCATGGTCGCCGACAAGAAGATCGCCTGGCCGTCCCAGCTGAGCGTCGGTGCCGACGGCCAGGGCAACTCCGCCGAGCACATCCGCCACATCATGGGCGAGTCGATGGAAGCCCTGATCCACCACTTCAAGATCGTCACCGAGGGCTTCCGGGTCCCCACCGGTCAGGTCTACTCCTCGATCGAGGCGCCGCGCGGCGAGATCGGCTGCCACCTGGTGTCCGACGGCGGCACGCGTCCCTACCGCGCACACTTCCGCGATCCCTCCTTCGTCAACCTGCAGGGCACCTCGGTGATGAGCGAGGGCGGGATGCTCTCGGACGTCATCGTCGCGATCGCCAGCATCGATCCGGTAATGGGCGGGGTGGACCGATGA